In the Larus michahellis chromosome 6, bLarMic1.1, whole genome shotgun sequence genome, one interval contains:
- the JAKMIP3 gene encoding janus kinase and microtubule-interacting protein 3 isoform X15, which yields MSKKGTSSRARGEKPDALAALQAANEELRAKLTDIQIELQQEKSKVSKLEREKNQEVKQIKEHEQHKSTVVVTELKVKLHEEKMKELQAVREALLRQHEAELLRVIKIKDNEIQRLQTLLNAVRDGAPDKVKTVLLTEAKEEAKKGFEVEKIKMQQEISELKGAKKQVEEALTMVIQADKIKAAEIRSVYHLHQEEINRIKRECEREIRRLMEEIKFKDRAVYVLERELGVQAGHAQRLQLQKEALDEQLSQIKEADRHLSSPKRELPYASGAGDASDHSGSPQLDEKDARRFQLKIAELSAIIRKLEDRNALLSEERNELLKRLREAESQYKPILDKNKRLSRKNEELSHALRRMENKLKFVTQENIAMRQRAGTIRRPSSLNDLDHSQEEREVDFLRLQVIEQQNIIDELSKTLETAGYVKSVMERDKLLRYRKQRKKMTRIPKKPVVETFFGYDEEASLESDGSSISYQTDRTDQTPCTPEDDLEEGMAKEETELRFRQLTMEYQALQRAYALLQEQVGGTLDAEREVKTREQLQAEIHRSQAQIEDLEKALAEQGQDMKWIEEKQALYRRNQELVEKIKQMEAEEARLKHDVQDVKDQNELLEFRILELEERERRSPAINFHHGPFTEGKSPLQVYCEAEGVTDIVVAELMKKLDILGDNAVSNLSNEEQVVVIQARTVLTLAEKWLQQIEVTESALQQKMLDLENEKELFSKQKGYLDDELDFRKQSLDQAHKQILELEAMLYDALQQEAGAKISELLSEEEKEKLKSAVEQWKRQVMSELRERDAQILRERMELIQHAQQRIKELEERIEGQKRQIKELEEKFLFLFLFFSLAFILWS from the exons ATGTCCAAGAAGGGCACCAGCAGCCGAGCTCGGGGGGAGAAGCCGGATGCCTTGGCCGCCTTGCAGGCTGCCAATGAAGAGCTCAGGGCCAAGCTCACCGACATCCAGATAGAGCTCCAGCAAGAAAAGAGTAAG GTCAGCAagttggaaagagagaaaaatcaggaagTTAAGCAGATCAAAGAGCACGAACAGCATAAAAGTACAGTGGTGGTAACAGAGCTCAAAGTCAAACTtcatgaagagaaaatgaaggagCTGCAAGCTGTTCGAGAAGCGCTTTTGAGACAGCACGAAGCTGAACTACTTagagtaataaaaattaaagataatgAAATCCAGAGACTACAGACCCTTCTCAATGCTGTACGCGATGGGGCTCCTGACAAGGTGAAAAcggtgctgctcacagaggcGAAGGAGGAGGCCAAGAAAGGGTTTGAagttgagaaaataaaaatgcagcaagaaaTTTCAGAGCTGAAGGGGGCTAAGAAACAAGTGGAAGAAGCTTTAACTATGGTCATCCAAGCTGACAAAATCAAAGCAGCCGAGATAAGGAGCGTGTATCACCTGCATCAAGAGGAAATCAACAGAATTAAGAGGGAGTGTGAGAGAGAAATTCGTAGACTG ATGGAGGAGATTAAATTTAAAGACAGAGCAGTCTACGTGCTGGAGAGAGAGTTAGGGGTTCAAGCCGGGCATGCTCAGAGACTGCAGCTCCAAAAGGAGGCTTTAGATGAACAACTTTCCCAGATCAAAGAGGCCGATCGGCATCTGAGCAGCCCCAAGCGGGAACTTCCTTATGCAAGTGGTGCAGGAGACGCTTCAGATCATTCGGGAAGCCCC CAGTTGGATGAAAAGGATGCCCGGCGTTTCCAACTCAAAATTGCTGAGCTGAGTGCCATCATCAGGAAGCTGGAGGACCGGAACGCGCTGCTGTCGGAGGAGAGGAACGAGCTG ttaaagcGTCTTAGAGAAGCTGAAAGTCAGTATAAGCCCATTTTGGACAAAAATAAACGCCTTAGTAGGAAGAATGAAGAATTGTCACATGCCTTACGTcgaatggaaaataaattaaaatttgtaaCTCAAGAAAATATAGCAATG AGGCAAAGAGCTGGAACAATAAGGAGACCGAGCTCTTTAAATGACCTTGACCACagccaggaagaaagagaagttgATTTCCTGAGACTACAAGTTATTGAACAGCAAAATATCATCGATGAACTCTCCAAG ACCCTGGAAACTGCTGGCTACGTGAAGAGCGTCATG GAACGTGATAAGCTGTTGAGGTataggaagcaaaggaaaaaaatgacaagaattcctaag AAGCCGGTTGTGGAGACGTTTTTTGGCTACGATGAAGAAGCTTCCTTGGAGTCTGACGGTTCCTCCATCTCGTATCAAACTGACCGGACAGATCAAACCCCTTGCACTCCTGAAGATGACTTGGAAGAG GGCATGGCCAAGGAAGAGACAGAGCTGCGGTTTCGGCAGCTGACGATGGAGTACCAGGCTCTGCAACGAGCGTACGCCCTATTGCAAGAACAGGTCGGAGGAACATTGGATGCAGAACGAGAAGTTAAG ACACGTGAGCAGCTCCAAGCGGAAATCCACCGATCCCAGGCGCAGATAGAAGACCTGGAGAAGGCTCTTGCTGAGCAGGGGCAG gacATGAAGTGGATTGAGGAGAAGCAAGCGTTGTACAGAAGAAATCAAGAACTGGTAGAAAAG ATAAAACAAATGGAAGCCGAGGAAGCTCGCTTGAAACATGATGTCCAGGACGTTAAGGATCAAAATGAGCTcctggagttcaggatcctggaGCTTGAA GAGAGAGAAAGACGATCGCCTGCCATCAATTTCCATCACGGTccttttacagaggggaaaagccCTCTCCAGGTCTACTGCGAGGCAGAAGGTGTAACG GACATAGTAGTAGCAGAGCTGATGAAAAAATTGGACATTTTAGGGGATAACGCCGTAAGT AATCTGAGCAACGAAGAGCAAGTAGTTGTCATACAAGCAAGGACAGTTCTCACGCTGGCTGAAAAG TGGCTACAGCAGATAGAGGTGACGGAGTCTGCGCTGCAGCAGAAGATGCTGGATCTTGAGAATGAAAAG GAGCTGTTCAGCAAGCAGAAGGGCTACCTGGATGATGAGCTCGACTTCAGGAAACAGTCCTTGGACCAAGCTCACAAG CAAATTCTGGAATTAGAAGCCATGCTCTATGATGCCCTGCAGCAAGAAGCTGGAGCCAAAATTTCCGAACTTctttcagaagaggagaaagagaaactgaagagcGCCGTAGAGCAATGGAAGCGGCAGGTGATGAGTGAGCTCCGGGAGAGGGACGCCCAAATCCTGCGAGAAAGGATGGAGCTCATCCAACACGCACAGCAG AGAATTAAAGAGCTAGAAGAAAGAATTGAAGgccaaaaaagacaaataaaagagtTAGAGGAAAAG tttttatttttgtttttatttttctctttagctttcATTCTTTGGTCATAG
- the JAKMIP3 gene encoding janus kinase and microtubule-interacting protein 3 isoform X11, whose amino-acid sequence MSKKGTSSRARGEKPDALAALQAANEELRAKLTDIQIELQQEKSKVSKLEREKNQEVKQIKEHEQHKSTVVVTELKVKLHEEKMKELQAVREALLRQHEAELLRVIKIKDNEIQRLQTLLNAVRDGAPDKVKTVLLTEAKEEAKKGFEVEKIKMQQEISELKGAKKQVEEALTMVIQADKIKAAEIRSVYHLHQEEINRIKRECEREIRRLQLDEKDARRFQLKIAELSAIIRKLEDRNALLSEERNELLKRLREAESQYKPILDKNKRLSRKNEELSHALRRMENKLKFVTQENIAMRQRAGTIRRPSSLNDLDHSQEEREVDFLRLQVIEQQNIIDELSKTLETAGYVKSVMERDKLLRYRKQRKKMTRIPKKPVVETFFGYDEEASLESDGSSISYQTDRTDQTPCTPEDDLEEGMAKEETELRFRQLTMEYQALQRAYALLQEQVGGTLDAEREVKTREQLQAEIHRSQAQIEDLEKALAEQGQDMKWIEEKQALYRRNQELVEKIKQMEAEEARLKHDVQDVKDQNELLEFRILELEERERRSPAINFHHGPFTEGKSPLQVYCEAEGVTDIVVAELMKKLDILGDNAVSNLSNEEQVVVIQARTVLTLAEKWLQQIEVTESALQQKMLDLENEKELFSKQKGYLDDELDFRKQSLDQAHKQILELEAMLYDALQQEAGAKISELLSEEEKEKLKSAVEQWKRQVMSELRERDAQILRERMELIQHAQQRIKELEERIEGQKRQIKELEEKLSFFGHSPSGHTQKPTEGARIASTVTDRKTALITETQKETLPFQKLQISLTFCYRRWKVQSFSSFQTEAELGDVEVSAQVAPAPLAPLTEHFEKLELS is encoded by the exons ATGTCCAAGAAGGGCACCAGCAGCCGAGCTCGGGGGGAGAAGCCGGATGCCTTGGCCGCCTTGCAGGCTGCCAATGAAGAGCTCAGGGCCAAGCTCACCGACATCCAGATAGAGCTCCAGCAAGAAAAGAGTAAG GTCAGCAagttggaaagagagaaaaatcaggaagTTAAGCAGATCAAAGAGCACGAACAGCATAAAAGTACAGTGGTGGTAACAGAGCTCAAAGTCAAACTtcatgaagagaaaatgaaggagCTGCAAGCTGTTCGAGAAGCGCTTTTGAGACAGCACGAAGCTGAACTACTTagagtaataaaaattaaagataatgAAATCCAGAGACTACAGACCCTTCTCAATGCTGTACGCGATGGGGCTCCTGACAAGGTGAAAAcggtgctgctcacagaggcGAAGGAGGAGGCCAAGAAAGGGTTTGAagttgagaaaataaaaatgcagcaagaaaTTTCAGAGCTGAAGGGGGCTAAGAAACAAGTGGAAGAAGCTTTAACTATGGTCATCCAAGCTGACAAAATCAAAGCAGCCGAGATAAGGAGCGTGTATCACCTGCATCAAGAGGAAATCAACAGAATTAAGAGGGAGTGTGAGAGAGAAATTCGTAGACTG CAGTTGGATGAAAAGGATGCCCGGCGTTTCCAACTCAAAATTGCTGAGCTGAGTGCCATCATCAGGAAGCTGGAGGACCGGAACGCGCTGCTGTCGGAGGAGAGGAACGAGCTG ttaaagcGTCTTAGAGAAGCTGAAAGTCAGTATAAGCCCATTTTGGACAAAAATAAACGCCTTAGTAGGAAGAATGAAGAATTGTCACATGCCTTACGTcgaatggaaaataaattaaaatttgtaaCTCAAGAAAATATAGCAATG AGGCAAAGAGCTGGAACAATAAGGAGACCGAGCTCTTTAAATGACCTTGACCACagccaggaagaaagagaagttgATTTCCTGAGACTACAAGTTATTGAACAGCAAAATATCATCGATGAACTCTCCAAG ACCCTGGAAACTGCTGGCTACGTGAAGAGCGTCATG GAACGTGATAAGCTGTTGAGGTataggaagcaaaggaaaaaaatgacaagaattcctaag AAGCCGGTTGTGGAGACGTTTTTTGGCTACGATGAAGAAGCTTCCTTGGAGTCTGACGGTTCCTCCATCTCGTATCAAACTGACCGGACAGATCAAACCCCTTGCACTCCTGAAGATGACTTGGAAGAG GGCATGGCCAAGGAAGAGACAGAGCTGCGGTTTCGGCAGCTGACGATGGAGTACCAGGCTCTGCAACGAGCGTACGCCCTATTGCAAGAACAGGTCGGAGGAACATTGGATGCAGAACGAGAAGTTAAG ACACGTGAGCAGCTCCAAGCGGAAATCCACCGATCCCAGGCGCAGATAGAAGACCTGGAGAAGGCTCTTGCTGAGCAGGGGCAG gacATGAAGTGGATTGAGGAGAAGCAAGCGTTGTACAGAAGAAATCAAGAACTGGTAGAAAAG ATAAAACAAATGGAAGCCGAGGAAGCTCGCTTGAAACATGATGTCCAGGACGTTAAGGATCAAAATGAGCTcctggagttcaggatcctggaGCTTGAA GAGAGAGAAAGACGATCGCCTGCCATCAATTTCCATCACGGTccttttacagaggggaaaagccCTCTCCAGGTCTACTGCGAGGCAGAAGGTGTAACG GACATAGTAGTAGCAGAGCTGATGAAAAAATTGGACATTTTAGGGGATAACGCCGTAAGT AATCTGAGCAACGAAGAGCAAGTAGTTGTCATACAAGCAAGGACAGTTCTCACGCTGGCTGAAAAG TGGCTACAGCAGATAGAGGTGACGGAGTCTGCGCTGCAGCAGAAGATGCTGGATCTTGAGAATGAAAAG GAGCTGTTCAGCAAGCAGAAGGGCTACCTGGATGATGAGCTCGACTTCAGGAAACAGTCCTTGGACCAAGCTCACAAG CAAATTCTGGAATTAGAAGCCATGCTCTATGATGCCCTGCAGCAAGAAGCTGGAGCCAAAATTTCCGAACTTctttcagaagaggagaaagagaaactgaagagcGCCGTAGAGCAATGGAAGCGGCAGGTGATGAGTGAGCTCCGGGAGAGGGACGCCCAAATCCTGCGAGAAAGGATGGAGCTCATCCAACACGCACAGCAG AGAATTAAAGAGCTAGAAGAAAGAATTGAAGgccaaaaaagacaaataaaagagtTAGAGGAAAAG ctttcATTCTTTGGTCATAGTCCTTCAGGCCACACACAAAAG ccAACGGAGGGAGCTAGAATTGCTTCTACTGTCACTGACAGGAAGACAGCACTGATTACCGAGACACAAAAAGAGACATTGCCATTTCAAAAACTCCAAATATCTCTCACATTTTGCTACCGGCGATGGAAGGTGcaatctttctcctcctttcagaCTGAAGCTGAACTAGGGGACGTGGAAGTCTCTGCACAGGTGGCGCCTGCACCACTGGCCCCTCTGACCGAGCATTTTGAAAAGCTAGAACTAAGCTGA
- the JAKMIP3 gene encoding janus kinase and microtubule-interacting protein 3 isoform X24, which translates to MSKKGTSSRARGEKPDALAALQAANEELRAKLTDIQIELQQEKSKVSKLEREKNQEVKQIKEHEQHKSTVVVTELKVKLHEEKMKELQAVREALLRQHEAELLRVIKIKDNEIQRLQTLLNAVRDGAPDKVKTVLLTEAKEEAKKGFEVEKIKMQQEISELKGAKKQVEEALTMVIQADKIKAAEIRSVYHLHQEEINRIKRECEREIRRLQLDEKDARRFQLKIAELSAIIRKLEDRNALLSEERNELLKRLREAESQYKPILDKNKRLSRKNEELSHALRRMENKLKFVTQENIAMRQRAGTIRRPSSLNDLDHSQEEREVDFLRLQVIEQQNIIDELSKTLETAGYVKSVMERDKLLRYRKQRKKMTRIPKKPVVETFFGYDEEASLESDGSSISYQTDRTDQTPCTPEDDLEEGMAKEETELRFRQLTMEYQALQRAYALLQEQVGGTLDAEREVKTREQLQAEIHRSQAQIEDLEKALAEQGQDMKWIEEKQALYRRNQELVEKIKQMEAEEARLKHDVQDVKDQNELLEFRILELEERERRSPAINFHHGPFTEGKSPLQVYCEAEGVTDIVVAELMKKLDILGDNANLSNEEQVVVIQARTVLTLAEKWLQQIEVTESALQQKMLDLENEKELFSKQKGYLDDELDFRKQSLDQAHKQILELEAMLYDALQQEAGAKISELLSEEEKEKLKSAVEQWKRQVMSELRERDAQILRERMELIQHAQQRIKELEERIEGQKRQIKELEEKFLFLFLFFSLAFILWS; encoded by the exons ATGTCCAAGAAGGGCACCAGCAGCCGAGCTCGGGGGGAGAAGCCGGATGCCTTGGCCGCCTTGCAGGCTGCCAATGAAGAGCTCAGGGCCAAGCTCACCGACATCCAGATAGAGCTCCAGCAAGAAAAGAGTAAG GTCAGCAagttggaaagagagaaaaatcaggaagTTAAGCAGATCAAAGAGCACGAACAGCATAAAAGTACAGTGGTGGTAACAGAGCTCAAAGTCAAACTtcatgaagagaaaatgaaggagCTGCAAGCTGTTCGAGAAGCGCTTTTGAGACAGCACGAAGCTGAACTACTTagagtaataaaaattaaagataatgAAATCCAGAGACTACAGACCCTTCTCAATGCTGTACGCGATGGGGCTCCTGACAAGGTGAAAAcggtgctgctcacagaggcGAAGGAGGAGGCCAAGAAAGGGTTTGAagttgagaaaataaaaatgcagcaagaaaTTTCAGAGCTGAAGGGGGCTAAGAAACAAGTGGAAGAAGCTTTAACTATGGTCATCCAAGCTGACAAAATCAAAGCAGCCGAGATAAGGAGCGTGTATCACCTGCATCAAGAGGAAATCAACAGAATTAAGAGGGAGTGTGAGAGAGAAATTCGTAGACTG CAGTTGGATGAAAAGGATGCCCGGCGTTTCCAACTCAAAATTGCTGAGCTGAGTGCCATCATCAGGAAGCTGGAGGACCGGAACGCGCTGCTGTCGGAGGAGAGGAACGAGCTG ttaaagcGTCTTAGAGAAGCTGAAAGTCAGTATAAGCCCATTTTGGACAAAAATAAACGCCTTAGTAGGAAGAATGAAGAATTGTCACATGCCTTACGTcgaatggaaaataaattaaaatttgtaaCTCAAGAAAATATAGCAATG AGGCAAAGAGCTGGAACAATAAGGAGACCGAGCTCTTTAAATGACCTTGACCACagccaggaagaaagagaagttgATTTCCTGAGACTACAAGTTATTGAACAGCAAAATATCATCGATGAACTCTCCAAG ACCCTGGAAACTGCTGGCTACGTGAAGAGCGTCATG GAACGTGATAAGCTGTTGAGGTataggaagcaaaggaaaaaaatgacaagaattcctaag AAGCCGGTTGTGGAGACGTTTTTTGGCTACGATGAAGAAGCTTCCTTGGAGTCTGACGGTTCCTCCATCTCGTATCAAACTGACCGGACAGATCAAACCCCTTGCACTCCTGAAGATGACTTGGAAGAG GGCATGGCCAAGGAAGAGACAGAGCTGCGGTTTCGGCAGCTGACGATGGAGTACCAGGCTCTGCAACGAGCGTACGCCCTATTGCAAGAACAGGTCGGAGGAACATTGGATGCAGAACGAGAAGTTAAG ACACGTGAGCAGCTCCAAGCGGAAATCCACCGATCCCAGGCGCAGATAGAAGACCTGGAGAAGGCTCTTGCTGAGCAGGGGCAG gacATGAAGTGGATTGAGGAGAAGCAAGCGTTGTACAGAAGAAATCAAGAACTGGTAGAAAAG ATAAAACAAATGGAAGCCGAGGAAGCTCGCTTGAAACATGATGTCCAGGACGTTAAGGATCAAAATGAGCTcctggagttcaggatcctggaGCTTGAA GAGAGAGAAAGACGATCGCCTGCCATCAATTTCCATCACGGTccttttacagaggggaaaagccCTCTCCAGGTCTACTGCGAGGCAGAAGGTGTAACG GACATAGTAGTAGCAGAGCTGATGAAAAAATTGGACATTTTAGGGGATAACGCC AATCTGAGCAACGAAGAGCAAGTAGTTGTCATACAAGCAAGGACAGTTCTCACGCTGGCTGAAAAG TGGCTACAGCAGATAGAGGTGACGGAGTCTGCGCTGCAGCAGAAGATGCTGGATCTTGAGAATGAAAAG GAGCTGTTCAGCAAGCAGAAGGGCTACCTGGATGATGAGCTCGACTTCAGGAAACAGTCCTTGGACCAAGCTCACAAG CAAATTCTGGAATTAGAAGCCATGCTCTATGATGCCCTGCAGCAAGAAGCTGGAGCCAAAATTTCCGAACTTctttcagaagaggagaaagagaaactgaagagcGCCGTAGAGCAATGGAAGCGGCAGGTGATGAGTGAGCTCCGGGAGAGGGACGCCCAAATCCTGCGAGAAAGGATGGAGCTCATCCAACACGCACAGCAG AGAATTAAAGAGCTAGAAGAAAGAATTGAAGgccaaaaaagacaaataaaagagtTAGAGGAAAAG tttttatttttgtttttatttttctctttagctttcATTCTTTGGTCATAG
- the JAKMIP3 gene encoding janus kinase and microtubule-interacting protein 3 isoform X7: MSKKGTSSRARGEKPDALAALQAANEELRAKLTDIQIELQQEKSKVSKLEREKNQEVKQIKEHEQHKSTVVVTELKVKLHEEKMKELQAVREALLRQHEAELLRVIKIKDNEIQRLQTLLNAVRDGAPDKVKTVLLTEAKEEAKKGFEVEKIKMQQEISELKGAKKQVEEALTMVIQADKIKAAEIRSVYHLHQEEINRIKRECEREIRRLMEEIKFKDRAVYVLERELGVQAGHAQRLQLQKEALDEQLSQIKEADRHLSSPKRELPYASGAGDASDHSGSPQLDEKDARRFQLKIAELSAIIRKLEDRNALLSEERNELLKRLREAESQYKPILDKNKRLSRKNEELSHALRRMENKLKFVTQENIAMRQRAGTIRRPSSLNDLDHSQEEREVDFLRLQVIEQQNIIDELSKTLETAGYVKSVMERDKLLRYRKQRKKMTRIPKKPVVETFFGYDEEASLESDGSSISYQTDRTDQTPCTPEDDLEEGMAKEETELRFRQLTMEYQALQRAYALLQEQVGGTLDAEREVKTREQLQAEIHRSQAQIEDLEKALAEQGQDMKWIEEKQALYRRNQELVEKIKQMEAEEARLKHDVQDVKDQNELLEFRILELEERERRSPAINFHHGPFTEGKSPLQVYCEAEGVTDIVVAELMKKLDILGDNANLSNEEQVVVIQARTVLTLAEKWLQQIEVTESALQQKMLDLENEKELFSKQKGYLDDELDFRKQSLDQAHKQILELEAMLYDALQQEAGAKISELLSEEEKEKLKSAVEQWKRQVMSELRERDAQILRERMELIQHAQQRIKELEERIEGQKRQIKELEEKLSFFGHSPSGHTQKPTEGARIASTVTDRKTALITETQKETLPFQKLQISLTFCYRRWKVQSFSSFQTEAELGDVEVSAQVAPAPLAPLTEHFEKLELS, translated from the exons ATGTCCAAGAAGGGCACCAGCAGCCGAGCTCGGGGGGAGAAGCCGGATGCCTTGGCCGCCTTGCAGGCTGCCAATGAAGAGCTCAGGGCCAAGCTCACCGACATCCAGATAGAGCTCCAGCAAGAAAAGAGTAAG GTCAGCAagttggaaagagagaaaaatcaggaagTTAAGCAGATCAAAGAGCACGAACAGCATAAAAGTACAGTGGTGGTAACAGAGCTCAAAGTCAAACTtcatgaagagaaaatgaaggagCTGCAAGCTGTTCGAGAAGCGCTTTTGAGACAGCACGAAGCTGAACTACTTagagtaataaaaattaaagataatgAAATCCAGAGACTACAGACCCTTCTCAATGCTGTACGCGATGGGGCTCCTGACAAGGTGAAAAcggtgctgctcacagaggcGAAGGAGGAGGCCAAGAAAGGGTTTGAagttgagaaaataaaaatgcagcaagaaaTTTCAGAGCTGAAGGGGGCTAAGAAACAAGTGGAAGAAGCTTTAACTATGGTCATCCAAGCTGACAAAATCAAAGCAGCCGAGATAAGGAGCGTGTATCACCTGCATCAAGAGGAAATCAACAGAATTAAGAGGGAGTGTGAGAGAGAAATTCGTAGACTG ATGGAGGAGATTAAATTTAAAGACAGAGCAGTCTACGTGCTGGAGAGAGAGTTAGGGGTTCAAGCCGGGCATGCTCAGAGACTGCAGCTCCAAAAGGAGGCTTTAGATGAACAACTTTCCCAGATCAAAGAGGCCGATCGGCATCTGAGCAGCCCCAAGCGGGAACTTCCTTATGCAAGTGGTGCAGGAGACGCTTCAGATCATTCGGGAAGCCCC CAGTTGGATGAAAAGGATGCCCGGCGTTTCCAACTCAAAATTGCTGAGCTGAGTGCCATCATCAGGAAGCTGGAGGACCGGAACGCGCTGCTGTCGGAGGAGAGGAACGAGCTG ttaaagcGTCTTAGAGAAGCTGAAAGTCAGTATAAGCCCATTTTGGACAAAAATAAACGCCTTAGTAGGAAGAATGAAGAATTGTCACATGCCTTACGTcgaatggaaaataaattaaaatttgtaaCTCAAGAAAATATAGCAATG AGGCAAAGAGCTGGAACAATAAGGAGACCGAGCTCTTTAAATGACCTTGACCACagccaggaagaaagagaagttgATTTCCTGAGACTACAAGTTATTGAACAGCAAAATATCATCGATGAACTCTCCAAG ACCCTGGAAACTGCTGGCTACGTGAAGAGCGTCATG GAACGTGATAAGCTGTTGAGGTataggaagcaaaggaaaaaaatgacaagaattcctaag AAGCCGGTTGTGGAGACGTTTTTTGGCTACGATGAAGAAGCTTCCTTGGAGTCTGACGGTTCCTCCATCTCGTATCAAACTGACCGGACAGATCAAACCCCTTGCACTCCTGAAGATGACTTGGAAGAG GGCATGGCCAAGGAAGAGACAGAGCTGCGGTTTCGGCAGCTGACGATGGAGTACCAGGCTCTGCAACGAGCGTACGCCCTATTGCAAGAACAGGTCGGAGGAACATTGGATGCAGAACGAGAAGTTAAG ACACGTGAGCAGCTCCAAGCGGAAATCCACCGATCCCAGGCGCAGATAGAAGACCTGGAGAAGGCTCTTGCTGAGCAGGGGCAG gacATGAAGTGGATTGAGGAGAAGCAAGCGTTGTACAGAAGAAATCAAGAACTGGTAGAAAAG ATAAAACAAATGGAAGCCGAGGAAGCTCGCTTGAAACATGATGTCCAGGACGTTAAGGATCAAAATGAGCTcctggagttcaggatcctggaGCTTGAA GAGAGAGAAAGACGATCGCCTGCCATCAATTTCCATCACGGTccttttacagaggggaaaagccCTCTCCAGGTCTACTGCGAGGCAGAAGGTGTAACG GACATAGTAGTAGCAGAGCTGATGAAAAAATTGGACATTTTAGGGGATAACGCC AATCTGAGCAACGAAGAGCAAGTAGTTGTCATACAAGCAAGGACAGTTCTCACGCTGGCTGAAAAG TGGCTACAGCAGATAGAGGTGACGGAGTCTGCGCTGCAGCAGAAGATGCTGGATCTTGAGAATGAAAAG GAGCTGTTCAGCAAGCAGAAGGGCTACCTGGATGATGAGCTCGACTTCAGGAAACAGTCCTTGGACCAAGCTCACAAG CAAATTCTGGAATTAGAAGCCATGCTCTATGATGCCCTGCAGCAAGAAGCTGGAGCCAAAATTTCCGAACTTctttcagaagaggagaaagagaaactgaagagcGCCGTAGAGCAATGGAAGCGGCAGGTGATGAGTGAGCTCCGGGAGAGGGACGCCCAAATCCTGCGAGAAAGGATGGAGCTCATCCAACACGCACAGCAG AGAATTAAAGAGCTAGAAGAAAGAATTGAAGgccaaaaaagacaaataaaagagtTAGAGGAAAAG ctttcATTCTTTGGTCATAGTCCTTCAGGCCACACACAAAAG ccAACGGAGGGAGCTAGAATTGCTTCTACTGTCACTGACAGGAAGACAGCACTGATTACCGAGACACAAAAAGAGACATTGCCATTTCAAAAACTCCAAATATCTCTCACATTTTGCTACCGGCGATGGAAGGTGcaatctttctcctcctttcagaCTGAAGCTGAACTAGGGGACGTGGAAGTCTCTGCACAGGTGGCGCCTGCACCACTGGCCCCTCTGACCGAGCATTTTGAAAAGCTAGAACTAAGCTGA